Below is a window of Staphylococcus succinus DNA.
GATAAAGAGATATAAAATAATATGTTTGAATTAAAAATCATGCGTAGGGGGTATAGTGGAGATAAGAAAGGGGCGATAATATGACTACGGACATACCTGAAATTGGCGTTCCTGCCACAAAAGCACTAAAAGAACTCGGAGTAACAAACTTAGAAGAAGTAGCAAGTTATGAACGAACAACGTTATTAGATATACATGGTATTGGTCCTAAAGCTATTGAGATACTTGAACAAGCATTAAAGGACGTAGATTTAAGTTTTAAAAATGATGTGTTGCCCGCGTTACCATTTAAGTTAACAGGAGATTTAAATTGTGATAATGCACCTAAAAGGCGTATGATGTTAGAATTTTTAATTGGTTGTGCCCTCATTGAAAAGGAAAAACTAATTAAAACTGTCACTGAAAATTTTGTTTGGAATGTAGTCGATGCATTTCAGATACAAGGGTTAGATGCTTTTTATGAAGAATTGGAATCACACCAAGTTGAAATAGTTTCATTAAATGTTACGCAAAATTTATCTCATGGTAAGTTTGGTGCGTTGCATGGTACTCAAATTGCAAAGGATGGTTCAACGATATATTTTGCAGATTTCTTTGAATTTGAAAGTCACCAGAAAGATGCTAAAGTAAAAACAATAACCTCATATGTCATTATGGACGAAGGAGATGTATAAATGAGTATACAAATTGAACAAAATAAAATTATATTTATTAGAAATTTTAATGCAACGGCAGATCAGATATTTAATGCCTATACGGAACAAGCTTTATTTGAGCAATGGTTCCATCCTAAAGGCGCAATCACAGAAGTATATACGTTTAATGTTCAGACCGAGGGCAATGCATTTTTTGCTATTCGAGGCCCTCAAGGAACAAGTTATACTGTAACAAATTATAATGATGTCCAACGCCCTACACTTATTGATTACTATGATTACTTTGCAGATCAAGATGGGAATATCGATAAGACAATGGCAGGCATGCATAATACGATTCATATTAAAGATAATAAAGATGGCACTACAACCATTAAATCAATTGCTGAATTACCAGATGCCGAAGCAGCTCAACAATTACTGGATATGGGTGTTGAAGAAGGTATGGACGGTACTTTTGATAACTTGGAAGCACTAGTGAAAACATTTTAGAAAAGTCAAAAATATGTTGAAAATACAACGTCTATTTAAAAGCTAACCTCGTTATAATAGAAGATGAAAAGAGGTGGGTCTATTGAATAAACGTTATGTTAAAGTACTTGGCTTATATACATTGAGTACACTTATACCAGCTGGTATTATAAATGAAAAATGTATAAATAAACGTATGTTCAAATGGTTTTTACGTACATTAATGGGCTATGCTATTTTTGCTTATGGTTTGCGCACTTTAAGTAAATTTAAAGTTTGATTTTATAATAAGAAGTCAGAGCATTACTAATGTATGCTCTGACTTCTTTGTGTAGATATTTAAGTTAATTAAGTACTTCTCCATTTGTTTCAATTACTTTACGATACCAATCAAATGACGCTTTCTTTTTACGTTCTAATGTACCATTGCCATTATTGTCTCTATCTACATAGATAAGACCATAACGCTTTTTCATTTCGCCAGTAGTAAAGGAAATGATGTCAATAATGCCCCAAGGTGTATATCCCATTAGATTTACACCGTCCTCATCAACCGCAGCAATAGCCGCTTCAATATGTGATTTTAAATAGTCAATACGGTAAGTATCATGTATTTGGCCATTTTCATCAAATTCATCAATAGCGCCAAAGCCATTTTCAACAATAAAGAGTGGTATCTGATAACGATCATATAATACGTTTAAAGTATAACGTAAACCAGTAGGATCAATGGCCCATCCCCAGTCGCTTTGTTGAATATGCGGGTTATCAACCGAATGTGCTAAACCACCATTGGTAACATTCTCGCCGGTATAAGACTCTGCATCGTGCTTAACCACTGTTGTCATATAGTAGCTAAAACCAATATAATCTACAGTACCTTCACGTAATATTTGCTCATCTCCATCTAGCCAGCCAATATCATAGCCTTTACGTTCGAGCATTTTATTAGCATAACTTGGATAGTAACCACGTACCTGTACATCTGGGAAGAAGAAGCGGAGACGGTTCGCTTTAACAGCTTCCATCATGTCTTCTGGATTACAAGAATACGGATAAATAGCCACATGAGAAATCATTAAGCCTATTTCGAAATCTGGGTTAATCTCTTTTCCTATTTTCACTGCTTTAGCACTAGCGATGAGTTCATTGTGAGCTACTTGATATAGTACTTCTTCGGGGTCTTCATGTGCTTTAACTTGCACACCAGAATTTGTCCATAGGAAAATAGGATTATCTGTATCCATTTGATTATTGATTTCATTAAAAGTCATCCAATATTTTACTTTATCTTTATAGCGTTTAAAGACTGTTTCGGCAAAGTGTGCAAAGAAATCAGCCACTTTTCTATTTCTAAAGCCACCGTATTCACGAGCTAAATGCAATGGCATTTCAAAATGGGAGAGTGTGATAACAGGTTCTATACCATATTTTAAGAGCTCATCAAAAACATTATCATAAAATTGAAGTCCGGCTTCATTTGGTTCTGTTTCATCACCTTTAGGGAAAATACGAGACCATGCGATAGAAGTACGTAAACATTTAAGTCCCATTTCATTAAACAGTGCTATATCTTCTTTATAGCGATTGTAGAAATCGATTCCGATATGATTAGGATAATATTTATTATCATCAATGTCCTGAGTGATTTCTCGTGCTTGACCATGTTCACCGTTCGTCATTACATCAATTACACTTAACCCTTTGCCATCTTCATCATATCCGCCTTCAAATTGATTGGCAGCCAAAGCGCCACCCCATAGAAAGTCTTTAGGTAATTTTGTCATTTTAATCAAGCTCCTTTATATTATTTATTTATAATTGTAAATATTGCTTCGTTTTGTTTAACTTCAGCTGGGTCTTCAACGATAATGTCGTCAAATTCATTCGAATTTGTAATTATAATAGGAATGACAGTATCGTAGCCTTGTGACTGAATTGTATCTTTATCAAAATTTAATAATGGTTGATTACGTGTGATCGTGTCATTTTCTTGAATTAATAATTCAAATCCTTTTCCGTTTAATTGAACTGTATCAAGTCCAACATGTATTAATAGTTCAACGCCATTTTCAGAAGTAATGCCAATAGCATGCTTACTTGGTGCAATCATACTAATCACACCATCAAGAGGAGCCAGTATAGTGTTATCATGTGGCTTAATAGCAATTCCTTTTCCCATCATGCCCTCTGAAAATATAGGATCGTTAACTTCTGATAATGCGATGGTTTGACCATGGATTGGTGCATAAATCGTTGTTTCGAGATGTTCATTTTGAGGCGAAATCATAGATGTATCATCGTTATTCGCATTAGTAGTATTAACATCCTCTGTTGTATCATCTCCATAACCGAAAATTTGAATTAATATAATTGGTAAAATAATAGCAATAGCACTACCAATTAAGATGCCCCAAATTGAGGTAGGATTATCTGCGCTATAACCATTAACTATAGTTATAGGACCAGGAAGGCCAGCATAGGCATAATATTTTGGATTAAAGAAACTAGCTACGAAGGCACCTATGGCACCACTAATACATGCGATGATAAAGGGTTTTTTAAAGCGTAAGTTCACACCATACATTGCAGGTTCAGTGATACCGAAGATTGCTGTGATACCAGCAGATGATGACACTCTCTTAATTTCTGTACGCTTAGCTTTGATGAATACACCTAATACTGCGCCAAATTGTGAAATGACAGCAATTGTCTGGAAAGCTTGGAAC
It encodes the following:
- a CDS encoding SRPBCC family protein; the protein is MSIQIEQNKIIFIRNFNATADQIFNAYTEQALFEQWFHPKGAITEVYTFNVQTEGNAFFAIRGPQGTSYTVTNYNDVQRPTLIDYYDYFADQDGNIDKTMAGMHNTIHIKDNKDGTTTIKSIAELPDAEAAQQLLDMGVEEGMDGTFDNLEALVKTF
- a CDS encoding 6-phospho-beta-glucosidase, whose amino-acid sequence is MTKLPKDFLWGGALAANQFEGGYDEDGKGLSVIDVMTNGEHGQAREITQDIDDNKYYPNHIGIDFYNRYKEDIALFNEMGLKCLRTSIAWSRIFPKGDETEPNEAGLQFYDNVFDELLKYGIEPVITLSHFEMPLHLAREYGGFRNRKVADFFAHFAETVFKRYKDKVKYWMTFNEINNQMDTDNPIFLWTNSGVQVKAHEDPEEVLYQVAHNELIASAKAVKIGKEINPDFEIGLMISHVAIYPYSCNPEDMMEAVKANRLRFFFPDVQVRGYYPSYANKMLERKGYDIGWLDGDEQILREGTVDYIGFSYYMTTVVKHDAESYTGENVTNGGLAHSVDNPHIQQSDWGWAIDPTGLRYTLNVLYDRYQIPLFIVENGFGAIDEFDENGQIHDTYRIDYLKSHIEAAIAAVDEDGVNLMGYTPWGIIDIISFTTGEMKKRYGLIYVDRDNNGNGTLERKKKASFDWYRKVIETNGEVLN
- a CDS encoding DNA-binding protein; its protein translation is MTTDIPEIGVPATKALKELGVTNLEEVASYERTTLLDIHGIGPKAIEILEQALKDVDLSFKNDVLPALPFKLTGDLNCDNAPKRRMMLEFLIGCALIEKEKLIKTVTENFVWNVVDAFQIQGLDAFYEELESHQVEIVSLNVTQNLSHGKFGALHGTQIAKDGSTIYFADFFEFESHQKDAKVKTITSYVIMDEGDV